The Zalophus californianus isolate mZalCal1 chromosome 7, mZalCal1.pri.v2, whole genome shotgun sequence genome includes a region encoding these proteins:
- the LOC113927666 gene encoding transcription factor BTF3-like → MKETIMNQEKLAKLQAQVRIGGKGTARRKKKVVHRTATADDKKLQFSLKKLGVNNISGIEEVTMFTSQGTVIHFNNPKVQASLAANTFTIPGHAETKQLTEMLPSILNQLGADSLTSLRRLAEALPKQSVDGKAPLATREDDDDEVPDLVENFDEASKNEAN, encoded by the coding sequence atgaaagaaactatcatgaaccaggagaaactcgccaaactgcaagcacaagtgcgcattggtgggaaaggaactgctcgccgaaagaagaaggtggttcatagaacggctacagcagatgataaaaaacttcagttctccttaaagaagttaggggtaaacaatatctctggtattgaagaagtgacTATgttcacaagccaaggaacagtgatccattttaacaaccccaaagttcaggcatcactggcagcgaacactttcaccattccaggccatgctgagacaaagcagctgacagaaatgctacccagtatcttaaaccaactcggtgcagacagtctgactagtttaagaagactggctgaagctctgcccaaacaatctgtggatggaaaagcaccacttgctaccagagaggatgatgatgatgaagttccagatcttgtggagaattttgatgaagcttccaagaatgaagcaaactga